A genome region from Arachis duranensis cultivar V14167 chromosome 6, aradu.V14167.gnm2.J7QH, whole genome shotgun sequence includes the following:
- the LOC107495447 gene encoding F-box protein At5g07610-like: MNQSGEQRNTKLIRSTIEAIEGNDYLLTQILVRLPLRDVKTFKRVSKRWCSLISAPYFRHCHTTVKRRTSCLFLNPPINSPHRELNFFYLDQKTASFCPKILHLPRLHISQSCNGLMLIQSKDDTFIYNPTTGHKKPLPSPFPSFDESRFAYYYSLAFDPLRFLGYKLICIYHREYSKEDGYRTMIYSSESGAFWKHCGSSFSAPINMHFARGVYFKDSVYWIDRESKTTLRFDLNEECMKDDMPPLPQQHHRDDAAGYGYRCVLAPACGYMNSVGFDSKYRISIYRLKEVDYSSRWVLKHSVDLRRCINLRTVYQIIILRNYFNLGYACSILHLIEDDEDEMALLLQIPNKVIALRLKDNTCEDLLDFTRIKENFLHHCSPGFKGWYRAFGFIESLACV, encoded by the coding sequence atgAACCAAAGTGGAGAACAACGCAACACAAAGTTAATCCGTTCCACAATTGAAGCAATTGAAGGAAACGATTACTTACTCACTCAAATCCTTGTTCGTCTTCCTCTAAGAGATGTCAAAACCTTCAAACGTGTCTCCAAGCGGTGGTGCTCTCTCATCTCCGCCCCTTACTTCCGCCACTGCCACACTACCGTAAAACGAAGAACCTCCTGTTTGTTCTTAAATCCCCCCATCAACTCTCCACATCGGGAATTAAACTTCTTCTACTTGGATCAGAAAACAGCTTCGTTTTGCCCCAAAATCCTCCATCTGCCTCGTTTACATATATCACAATCTTGCAACGGCTTGATGCTTATCCAATCGAAGGACGACACGTTCATCTATAACCCTACCACCGGACACAAAAAACCCTTGCCTTCTCCCTTTCCATCGTTCGATGAATCACGTTTCGCGTATTACTATTCTCTGGCTTTTGATCCCCTGCGATTTCTTGGTTATAAGCTGATCTGCATTTATCATCGCGAGTATTCAAAAGAAGACGGTTACCGAACCATGATTTACTCCTCGGAATCCGGTGCCTTCTGGAAGCACTGCGGCTCTTCCTTTTCGGCTCCCATCAACATGCATTTTGCACGTGGTGTTTATTTCAAGGATTCAGTTTACTGGATTGACAGGGAAAGTAAAACGACACTGCGTTTTGATCTGAACGAAGAGTGCATGAAGGATGACATGCCTCCCTTGCCGCAACAACATCATCGAGATGACGCTGCTGGTTACGGATATCGATGCGTTCTTGCACCGGCCTGTGGTTACATGAATTCAGTTGGATTTGACTCTAAGTACCGTATAAGCATCTACCGGTTGAAGGAAGTTGATTACTCATCACGGTGGGTTCTGAAGCATAGCGTTGATCTCCGACGATGTATAAATCTTCGAACTGTTTATCAGATAATAATTCTTAGAAACTACTTCAATTTAGGGTACGCATGCAGTATACTCCATCTCattgaagatgatgaagatgaaatgGCTTTGTTGTTGCAGATACCGAACAAAGTTATTGCTCTGCGGTTAAAGGATAATACCTGTGAAGATCTGTTGGACTTTACAAGAATCAAAGAAAATTTCCTCCATCATTGTTCCCCTGGATTCAAGGGTTGGTACAGAGCCTTTGGGTTCATTGAGAGCTTAGCTTGTGTTTAG
- the LOC107495615 gene encoding NADH dehydrogenase [ubiquinone] iron-sulfur protein 7, mitochondrial: MALMNRTATRLPQLLSPHRALSLHTTLPSLYAATNTTTPASYPRPSPPSTSSPPGISKTAEFVISKVDDLMNWARRGSIWPMTFGLACCAVEMMHTGASRYDLDRFGIIFRPSPRQSDCMIVAGTLTNKMAPALRKVYDQMPEPRWVISMGSCANGGGYYHYSYSVVRGCDRIVPVDIYVPGCPPTAEALLYGLLQLQKKINRRKDFLLWWTK, from the exons ATGGCTCTCATGAACCGAACCGCCACGCGCCTCCCTCAACTCCTCTCACCACACCGCGCACTCTCTCTGCACACCACCCTCCCATCTCTCTACGCCGCCACCAACACCACCACCCCAGCCTCCTACCCCCGCCCGTCACCGCCATCGACCTCAAGCCCGCCGGGAATCTCGAAGACGGCGGAGTTCGTGATCTCGAAGGtggatgacctcatgaactggGCCCGGAGGGGATCGATCTGGCCGATGACGTTCGGACTGGCGTGCTGCGCCGTTGAGATGATGCACACCGGTGCCTCCAGATACGATCTTGATAGGTTTGGGATTATCTTCAGGCCAAGTCCTCGCCAATCTGATTGTATGATTGTTGCTGGAACTCTCACCAATAAGATGGCACCCGCTCTTCGCAA GGTTTATGACCAAATGCCTGAGCCTAGGTGGGTAATCTCTATGGGAAGCTGTGCCAACGGAGGTGGTTACTATCACTATTCCTACTCTGTTGTTCGCGGATGCGACAGGATTGTTCCTGTCGACATATATGTCCCAGGTTGCCCTCCAACTGCCGAAGCTCTACTCTATGGACTCCTCCAGCTGCAGAAGAAGATCAACAGGCGCAAGGACTTCCTCCTGTGGTGGACAAAGTGA
- the LOC107495513 gene encoding uncharacterized protein LOC107495513, producing the protein MAEESQYETTTTPPSLKRKYDDQPPPSSGRVTGFSDGPPPPSYNNVPPPDPSGIELAKLRAQEVAARLLSGAPPPAAAGALDAKRPKVDNGAPHSGFDSVADVKSQYSAPSISPSSVSYGHQGASKKIDIPNGRVGVIIGKGGETIKYLQLQSGAKIQVTRDMDADPNSNTRTVELMGTPEAISAAERLINEVLAEAEAGGSGIVARRVSGQAGSDEFSMKIPNNKVGLVIGKGGETIKNMQASTGARIQVIPLHLPPGDTSTERTVKIEGNPEQIESAKQLVNQVISGENRLRNPSMSGGYSQQGYQARPPSSWAPPGAPMQQPGYGYVQPGGYSGQSQQYPPYAGYPPTSAGGYSTNWDQSAAPPPQQSTHGAGYDYYGQQQQNPGGAPPADGSAYNYSQPPSSGYSQPGHGYGHDGYGGYQAPPQSGYGQPPSYDQQQGYGSAPSYGSGSNTAQEGHAPNYGSHGDSTQVPPGQPPSTTQQGYGSGQQPSPNAANYPPQGTAQPGYGAPPTSQAAYGNPPQAGYGGGYGPPQSQKPGSTPPVYGQSQSPNTAAGYGQSGHMQSGYPPAQPPPSGYGQQEPGSQRAPPSGYGGAQPGYGAPSYGAPGGQPGYGQAPPSYNSSYGAGYTQPPAYSGDGAAAQTAQQGSVPKSSPQS; encoded by the exons ATGGCGGAAGAATCGCAGTACGAAACCACAACCACTCCTCCTTCGTTGAAACGCAAGTACGACGACCAACCACCGCCGTCCTCGGGCCGCGTCACCGGATTCTCCGATGGCCCGCCTCCGCCTTCCTACAACAACGTCCCTCCGCCAGACCCCTCCGGCATCGAGCTCGCCAAGCTCCGGGCACAGGAGGTCGCCGCCCGCCTCCTCAGCGGCGCCCCTCCACCCGCTGCTGCCGGAGCTCTCGACGCCAAGCGTCCAAAGGTCGATAACGGCGCTCCTCACTCCGGTTTCGATTCCGTTGCTG ATGTGAAGTCTCAGTACTCGGCACCTTCGATTTCTCCATCTTCGGTTTCTTATGGGCATCAGGGTGCAAGCAAGAAAATTGATATCCCCAATGGAAGGGTTGGTGTTATTATTGGCAAGGGTGGAGAGACCATCAAGTACCTTCAGCTCCAATCTGGGGCGAAAATTCAGGTTACCCGTGATATGGATGCTGACCCCAATTCAAACACCAGGACAGTTGAGCTTATGGGTACTCCTGAAGCAATTTCTGCTGCTGAGAGGCTTATCAATGAAGTTCTTGCAGAG GCTGAAGCTGGAGGTTCTGGCATTGTAGCTCGACGAGTATCTGGGCAAGCTGGGTCTGATGAATTTTCCATGAAGATCCCAAATAATAAG GTTGGTCTTGTTATTGGTAAAGGTGGGGAAACAATAAAGAATATGCAAGCTTCCACTGGAGCAAGAATACAG GtgattcctcttcatcttcccCCAGGTGACACATCCACGGAAAGAACAGTAAAAATTGAAGGGAACCCTGAACAAATTGAGTCTGCAAAACAATTGGTTAATCAAGTCATCAGTGGCGAG AATCGTCTTAGAAATCCATCAATGTCTGGTGGTTATTCTCAGCAAGGTTACCAAGCCCGGCCACCATCTAGCTGGGCTCCTCCTGGTGCTCCAATGCAACAACCTGGTTATGGCTACGTGCAGCCTGGAGGCTACTCTGGTCAATCGCAGCAGTATCCACCTTATGCAGGCTATCCTCCCACTTCAGCTGGTGGATACTCCACCAATTGGGACCAATCTGCTGCACCACCACCCCAGCAGTCTACTCATGGTGCTGGGTATGATTACTATGGTCAGCAGCAGCAAAACCCTGGAGGTGCACCTCCTGCTGATGGCAGTGCTTACAACTATAGTCAACCACCTTCCTCTGGTTATAGCCAACCTGGACATGGCTACGGTCACGATGGGTATGGTGGGTATCAGGCACCACCACAATCAGGGTATGGGCAGCCACCATCATATGATCAACAGCAAGGTTATGGCTCGGCCCCTAGCTATGGCAGTGGAAGCAACACAGCACAAGAGGGTCATGCTCCTAATTATGGATCACATGGTGATTCAACCCAAGTTCCACCTGGGCAACCCCCTTCAACGACTCAGCAAGGTTATGGTTCTGGCCAACAGCCAAGTCCAAATGCTGCCAACTATCCTCCACAAGGTACTGCTCAGCCCGGTTATGGGGCTCCCCCAACCTCCCAAGCTGCCTATGGCAATCCGCCCCAAGCAGGTTATGGAGGTGGTTATGGTCCCCCACAATCACAAAAGCCAGGCAGCACTCCACCTGTTTATGGACAGTCACAGTCACCTAATACGGCTGCAGGCTATGGTCAGTCTGGCCATATGCAATCAGGGTATCCCCCTGCCCAGCCTCCGCCTTCTGGATATGGCCAACAAGAACCGGGTTCTCAAAGGGCTCCACCGTCTGGTTATGGTGGTGCCCAACCAGGGTATGGTGCCCCATCATATGGTGCTCCGGGTGGTCAACCTGGGTATGGTCAAGCTCCACCATCATACAACAGTTCTTACGGTGCTGGTTACACTCAGCCTCCAGCATATTCTGGTGATGGAGCAGCAGCACAAACTGCTCAGCAGGGTAGTGTTCCAAAATCTTCACCGCAGAGTTGA
- the LOC107495446 gene encoding sugar transport protein 10-like — MAGGAYIESGGRQYEGKVTAFVLITCFVAAMGGLLFGYDLGITGGVTSMEPFLVKFFPVVYQQMLDDSSTNQYCKFDNQLLTLFTSSLYLAALIASFFAATTSRLFGRKPSMFLGGLFFLVGALLNGFAVNVEMLIIGRIFLGFGVGYCNQSVPIYLSEMAPAKIRGALNIGFQMMITIGILGANLINYATSKYKNGWRVSLGVGAVPAVLLCVGSLFLEETPNSLIERGQHVKAKTMLQKIRGTNNVDEEYQDLVDASEAASKVENPWKNITRRRYRPQLTFCSFIPFFQQLTGINVIMFYAPVLFTILGFGNDASLMSAVITGGVNVIATLVSVFCVDKFGRRLLFLEGGAQMLVSQIVVGIMIGMKFGLNGEGSFNKGEADILLVFICLYVAAFAWSWGPLGWLVPSEICSLEVRPAGQAINVAINMFFTFGIAQVFLSLLCHFKFGLFFFFAAWVLIMTIFIAFLLPETKNVPVEEMHYVWKSHWFWNKYMPECEDLVAGAYNNSEAAPSN, encoded by the exons ATGGCAGGAGGTGCCTACATTGAAAGTGGTGGACGACAATATGAGGGAAAGGTGACAGCATTCGTGTTAATTACATGTTTCGTTGCTGCTATGGGAGGTCTTCTCTTTGGATATGATCTTGGTATCACGGGAGGAGTCACATCTATGGAACCATTCTTAGTTAAATTCTTTCCGGTTGTATATCAACAAATGCTGGATGATTCCAGTACCAATCAATATTGCAAGTTTGACAACCAGCTACTGACATTGTTCACCTCCTCTCTGTATCTTGCGGCATTAATAGCTTCTTTTTTTGCTGCCACAACCTCAAGATTGTTCGGACGCAAGCCATCTATGTTTTTGGGTGGCTTATTTTTTCTTGTTGGAGCACTGTTGAATGGCTTCGCAGTTAACGTTGAAATGCTTATCATCGGTCGAATATTTTTAGGTTTTGGTGTTGGATATTGCAATCAG TCTGTGCCGATTTACTTGTCTGAGATGGCTCCGGCAAAAATTAGAGGAGCACTCAACATTGGGTTTCAAATGATGATCACAATCGGAATCCTAGGCGCAAACCTTATCAACTATGCAACCTCGAAGTACAAAAATGGGTGGAGAGTATCTTTGGGAGTTGGAGCTGTGCCAGCAGTTTTGCTATGTGTAGGGTCTCTTTTCTTAGAGGAAACACCAAACTCTTTGATCGAAAGAGGGCAACACGTAAAAGCCAAGACAATGTTACAGAAAATTCGTGGCACTAACAATGTTGATGAGGAATATCAAGATCTTGTTGATGCAAGTGAGGCGGCTAGTAAGGTGGAAAACCCATGGAAGAACATTACAAGACGCAGATATAGGCCACAACTCACTTTTTGCTCTTTCATTCCCTTCTTCCAACAACTCACCGGAATTAATGTCATCATGTTTTATGCTCCCGTGCTTTTTACCATTTTGGGCTTTGGCAATGATGCCTCCCTCATGTCTGCAGTTATCACAGGAGGTGTTAATGTTATTGCTACACTTGTCTCTGTTTTCTGTGTAGACAAATTTGGAAGAAGGCTATTATTTCTTGAAGGTGGCGCTCAGATGCTTGTTTCTCAG ATTGTGGTTGGTATCATGATCGGTATGAAATTTGGATTGAATGGTGAAGGATCATTTAACAAAGGAGAAGCAGACATTCTGTTGGTGTTTATTTGTTTATACGTGGCAGCATTTGCATGGTCATGGGGGCCACTAGGTTGGTTAGTACCAAGCGAAATATGTTCTCTTGAAGTTCGACCAGCAGGCCAAGCTATTAATGTGGCAATCAACATGTTCTTTACCTTTGGCATCGCTCAAGTCTTTCTTAGTTTGCTTTGCCACTTTAAGTTtggtctctttttcttctttgctgCTTGGGTGCTCATCATGACCATTTTCATTGCCTTCTTGTTACCTGAGACTAAGAACGTCCCTGTTGAAGAAATGCACTATGTTTGGAAGTCCCACTGGTTTTGGAACAAGTATATGCCTGAATGTGAAGATCTCGTTGCTGGGGCTTACAACAATTCTGAAGCTGCTCCTTCAAATTAA